A DNA window from Aureibaculum sp. 2308TA14-22 contains the following coding sequences:
- a CDS encoding pyridoxal phosphate-dependent decarboxylase family protein has translation MANKRENSIEISKTEFRKIGYELIDTISDFFEGISEKPVTTSKSPKELQHTLGKASLPENGLPAEELLASASKLLFDNSLFNGHPKFFGFITSSATPIGALADLLASSVNPNVGGQILSPMATEIEKQTIKWLAEFIGVSPTYGGVLVSGGNMANFTAFLAARTAKAPKSIKEDGLSNASKQLITYCSKSTHTWVDKAVILFGHGSNSIRWIPTDASNKMDNHVLKQTIKEDLKNGHQPFMVVGTAGDVSTGVVDNLKAIATICKAYDLWFHIDGAYGVPAAIIPELKELFAGLKEADSIALDPHKWLYSPLEAGCTLVKNPKHLIDTYSSHPEYYNFSLTEEGGSLNYFEYGLQNSRGFRALKVWLALQQIGSNGYMKLIREDIELSKYFYKLAEKHTELEPITQNLSIATFRYIPENLEVNGKKRKEYLNTLNEELVNGLQQGGEMFLSNAIVDQQYCLRTCIVNFRTTKKDIEECIDIIVKEGRKIHLSLRE, from the coding sequence ATGGCCAACAAACGAGAAAATTCAATAGAAATAAGTAAGACCGAGTTTCGAAAAATTGGCTACGAACTTATAGATACTATTTCTGATTTTTTTGAGGGTATTTCTGAAAAACCCGTAACAACCAGTAAATCTCCAAAGGAATTACAACATACTTTAGGCAAAGCCTCTTTACCTGAAAATGGATTGCCAGCGGAAGAATTATTAGCTTCCGCCTCAAAATTATTATTTGATAACTCTTTGTTTAACGGTCATCCCAAATTTTTTGGATTTATAACCTCTTCGGCAACTCCAATTGGAGCTTTGGCTGATTTATTAGCGTCTTCAGTTAACCCAAATGTCGGTGGGCAAATACTAAGCCCAATGGCCACCGAAATTGAGAAACAAACTATTAAATGGCTAGCAGAATTTATTGGAGTATCACCAACCTATGGAGGTGTTTTAGTTAGTGGTGGAAACATGGCAAATTTCACTGCCTTTTTAGCAGCAAGAACAGCTAAAGCTCCAAAAAGCATTAAAGAAGATGGTCTTTCAAACGCTTCAAAACAGTTAATAACCTATTGTTCAAAATCTACACATACATGGGTTGATAAAGCAGTTATTTTATTTGGGCATGGTAGCAATTCTATCCGTTGGATACCCACTGATGCATCAAATAAAATGGATAATCACGTTTTAAAGCAAACCATAAAAGAGGATTTAAAAAATGGTCATCAGCCATTCATGGTAGTAGGTACCGCTGGTGACGTAAGCACTGGGGTTGTAGATAACCTCAAAGCCATTGCTACTATTTGTAAAGCATATGATTTATGGTTCCATATAGACGGTGCTTATGGTGTTCCTGCGGCTATTATTCCAGAATTAAAAGAATTATTTGCTGGACTAAAAGAAGCCGATTCTATTGCACTAGATCCACATAAGTGGTTGTATAGTCCATTAGAAGCGGGGTGTACTTTGGTAAAAAATCCAAAGCATCTTATTGACACTTATAGTTCACACCCAGAATATTATAATTTCAGTTTAACTGAAGAAGGCGGATCTCTAAATTACTTCGAATATGGTCTTCAGAATTCTCGTGGTTTTAGAGCCTTAAAAGTATGGCTAGCATTACAACAAATTGGAAGTAATGGCTATATGAAACTTATTAGAGAAGATATAGAGCTATCAAAATACTTTTATAAATTGGCAGAAAAACATACGGAATTAGAGCCAATAACACAAAATTTAAGTATTGCTACATTTAGGTATATTCCAGAAAATCTTGAGGTTAATGGTAAAAAAAGAAAAGAATATTTGAATACTCTAAATGAGGAATTAGTAAATGGATTACAACAAGGTGGAGAGATGTTTTTATCTAATGCCATAGTAGATCAACAATATTGCCTCAGAACATGTATTGTAAATTTTAGAACTACAAAAAAGGATATAGAAGAATGTATTGATATTATAGTTAAAGAAGGTAGAAAAATACACCTATCACTTCGAGAATAA
- a CDS encoding SGNH/GDSL hydrolase family protein — protein sequence MIKSKIYLVSVILITLLLTGYSEKKPKILIIGDSISIGYTPFVKEHFGDRAMISHNPGNAQHTGTGLEKITEWIGAEQWDIIQFNWGLWDLCYRHPDSKVQGNRDKVNGQLTYSVVDYTANLDSIVSTLKKKTKAKLIFVTTSYVPENEAGRFKSDAIKYNNAAKSIMKKHSIIVNDIYEQSKQIHKEFGKGSDNVHYTKEGYQKLGKLVTDFLETEIN from the coding sequence ATGATAAAAAGTAAGATTTATTTGGTCTCTGTAATTTTAATTACACTCTTGCTAACTGGTTATAGCGAAAAGAAACCCAAAATATTAATTATAGGTGATTCTATTTCAATAGGATATACTCCATTTGTAAAAGAACATTTTGGGGATAGGGCAATGATTTCCCATAACCCTGGAAATGCCCAACATACCGGAACTGGATTAGAAAAAATAACCGAGTGGATAGGAGCAGAACAATGGGATATTATCCAATTTAACTGGGGGCTTTGGGATTTGTGTTATCGTCATCCAGATTCTAAAGTGCAAGGCAACAGAGATAAGGTAAATGGGCAACTAACATATAGTGTTGTGGATTATACAGCCAATCTCGATTCTATCGTTTCCACTTTAAAGAAAAAAACCAAAGCCAAATTAATTTTTGTTACTACTTCTTATGTTCCTGAAAATGAAGCAGGCAGATTTAAGAGTGACGCCATAAAATATAATAATGCGGCAAAATCAATAATGAAAAAACATTCCATTATTGTAAATGATATTTATGAGCAGTCTAAACAAATTCACAAAGAATTTGGAAAAGGATCTGATAACGTGCATTATACCAAAGAAGGCTATCAAAAATTGGGTAAATTGGTTACTGATTTTTTAGAAACCGAAATAAACTAA
- a CDS encoding dimethylarginine dimethylaminohydrolase family protein produces the protein MLKLNIQNETSRLKAVVLGTALSNGSAPTFEEAYDPKSREHILAGTYPKVKDMVTEMEAVAEVLKKYDVQVFRPKPIENYNQIFARDIAFVIEDKFIKSNILPDRDREIEAIEHVVQQIDPKNVIKLPEKVHVEGGDVMPWNDYIFIGVYTGDDYPDLITARTNSYAVEALQELFPHKKVKSFELRKSNTNAKENALHLDCCFQPIGKNKAILHKNGFLIEEEYNWLVNYFGTENIFEITKEEMYNMNSNIFSISENVIVSERNFTRLNKWLRQQGFIVEEVPYAEIAKQEGLLRCSTMPLIRD, from the coding sequence ATGTTAAAACTAAATATACAAAACGAGACTTCTAGGTTAAAGGCTGTAGTGCTCGGTACTGCCCTTAGTAATGGCTCTGCACCAACTTTTGAAGAAGCTTACGATCCAAAATCTAGAGAACATATTTTGGCGGGTACTTATCCAAAAGTTAAAGATATGGTAACCGAAATGGAAGCAGTTGCAGAAGTTTTAAAAAAATACGATGTACAAGTGTTTAGACCAAAACCTATTGAAAATTACAATCAAATTTTTGCCAGGGATATTGCTTTTGTAATTGAAGATAAATTTATAAAATCTAATATTCTACCTGATAGAGATAGAGAAATTGAAGCTATCGAACATGTTGTTCAACAAATTGATCCAAAAAATGTTATCAAATTACCTGAAAAAGTGCATGTTGAAGGTGGCGATGTAATGCCTTGGAACGATTATATTTTTATTGGAGTTTATACAGGTGATGATTATCCTGACCTGATTACGGCAAGAACGAATAGTTACGCGGTTGAAGCCCTGCAAGAATTATTTCCTCACAAAAAGGTAAAATCTTTTGAGCTGCGAAAATCAAATACAAATGCAAAAGAAAACGCCCTACATTTAGATTGCTGTTTTCAACCCATTGGTAAGAATAAAGCAATTTTGCATAAAAACGGTTTTTTAATTGAAGAAGAGTACAATTGGTTGGTCAACTATTTTGGCACTGAAAATATTTTTGAAATTACCAAAGAAGAGATGTACAATATGAACAGTAATATATTTTCAATTTCAGAAAATGTAATTGTTTCCGAACGCAATTTTACCAGATTAAATAAGTGGTTACGCCAACAGGGATTCATTGTCGAAGAAGTGCCTTATGCGGAAATTGCTAAACAGGAAGGTTTACTCAGGTGTTCTACAATGCCGTTGATAAGAGATTAG
- a CDS encoding citrate synthase, producing the protein MSEKATLAVNGKSYELPIIKGTEEELAIDISKLRGSTGGVITIDPGFKNTGSCESAITFLDGEKGILHYRGYSIEELAEKADFLEVAYLLIFGELPNVDELEKFHNDIKKQSTVDEDVKKILDAFPKSAHPMGVLSSLTSALTAFNPTSVDVRSEEAMYNAIVRILGKFPVLVAWTMRKKMGLPLNYGSTSLGYVENVLRMMFRQPNEDYVLNPIVVEALDKLLILHADHEQNCSTSTVRIAGSSHAGLFVSLASGISALWGPLHGGANQAVIEMLEAIREDGGDTKKYMAKAKDKEDPFRLMGFGHRVYKNFDPRAKIIKKAADAILNDLGIEDPVLDIAKGLEKEALEDQYFVDRKLYPNVDFYSGVIYRALGIPTDMFTVMFALGRLPGWIAQWREMRLNKEPIGRPRQIYVGETSRPFVPLNKR; encoded by the coding sequence ATGTCAGAAAAAGCAACGTTAGCAGTAAACGGAAAATCGTATGAATTACCTATAATAAAAGGTACAGAAGAAGAGCTAGCCATAGATATTAGTAAGCTTCGTGGTAGTACAGGAGGTGTAATTACTATAGATCCAGGGTTTAAAAATACTGGATCATGCGAAAGTGCAATTACTTTTTTAGATGGCGAAAAAGGAATTTTACATTATAGAGGATACTCCATTGAAGAGTTGGCTGAAAAAGCAGATTTTTTAGAAGTGGCTTACTTACTAATTTTTGGAGAATTACCAAATGTAGATGAATTAGAAAAATTTCATAATGATATTAAAAAACAATCTACTGTTGATGAGGATGTGAAAAAGATTTTAGATGCTTTTCCTAAGTCGGCACACCCTATGGGAGTTTTATCCTCATTAACTAGTGCGTTAACGGCTTTTAACCCAACTTCAGTAGATGTTAGGTCTGAAGAGGCTATGTACAATGCAATTGTAAGAATATTGGGTAAATTTCCGGTATTGGTAGCTTGGACTATGCGTAAAAAAATGGGACTTCCCCTAAATTATGGAAGCACATCTTTAGGCTATGTAGAAAATGTCTTACGAATGATGTTCAGGCAGCCTAATGAAGATTATGTTCTAAACCCTATTGTTGTTGAGGCTTTAGATAAGTTATTAATTTTACATGCAGATCACGAACAGAATTGTTCTACAAGTACAGTGCGTATAGCAGGTTCGTCACATGCTGGATTATTTGTTTCATTAGCATCAGGAATTTCTGCCCTTTGGGGTCCATTACATGGTGGTGCCAACCAAGCAGTAATAGAAATGTTAGAAGCTATTAGAGAAGATGGCGGTGATACCAAAAAATATATGGCCAAAGCAAAAGATAAAGAAGATCCTTTTCGCCTAATGGGCTTTGGACATAGAGTTTATAAGAATTTTGATCCAAGAGCTAAGATTATTAAAAAGGCTGCTGACGCCATTTTAAATGATTTAGGTATTGAAGATCCTGTACTTGATATTGCAAAAGGATTAGAAAAAGAAGCATTGGAAGATCAATATTTTGTTGATAGAAAATTATATCCAAATGTTGATTTTTACTCAGGTGTTATTTACCGTGCTTTAGGTATTCCGACTGATATGTTTACGGTTATGTTTGCTCTAGGGCGTTTGCCAGGTTGGATTGCACAGTGGAGAGAAATGCGTTTAAATAAAGAACCTATCGGGAGACCTCGTCAAATATACGTTGGCGAGACGTCAAGACCATTTGTACCACTTAATAAAAGATAA
- the eno gene encoding phosphopyruvate hydratase, which produces MSIIINIHARQIFDSRGNPTVEVDVVTESGILGRAAVPSGASTGEHEAVELRDGGDDYMGKGVLKAVANVNDKIAEELIGASVFEQALIDKTMIDLDGTPNKSQLGANAILGVSLAVAKAAANELGMPLYRYVGGVSAKTLPVPMMNIINGGSHSDAPIAFQEFMVMPVKATSIAHALQMGTEIFHNLKKVLHDRNLSTAVGDEGGFAPNLAGGTEDALDTIAKAVSNAGYKLGDEIMIALDCAAAEFYVDGKYDYTKFEGDSGVVRTSQEQAEYLAELSTKYPIISIEDGMDENDWDGWKMLTEKIGNKVQLVGDDLFVTNVERLGRGIDSGTANSILIKVNQIGSLTETIAAVNMAKDAGYTTVMSHRSGETEDNTIADLAVALNCGQIKTGSASRSDRMAKYNQLLRIEEELGDVAYYPQEKAFKVK; this is translated from the coding sequence ATGAGCATTATAATTAACATTCACGCACGTCAAATTTTTGATTCAAGAGGAAACCCTACTGTAGAAGTTGATGTAGTTACTGAAAGTGGAATACTAGGTAGAGCGGCTGTACCTTCAGGTGCATCAACAGGAGAACATGAAGCCGTTGAGTTACGCGATGGAGGTGATGATTATATGGGTAAAGGTGTTTTAAAAGCTGTTGCCAATGTTAATGACAAAATTGCTGAGGAGTTAATAGGAGCTTCCGTATTTGAACAAGCTTTAATCGACAAAACAATGATAGATTTAGATGGTACGCCAAATAAATCTCAATTAGGAGCTAACGCTATTCTGGGTGTTTCTTTGGCTGTGGCAAAAGCTGCTGCTAATGAATTAGGTATGCCATTGTATCGTTATGTTGGAGGCGTTTCTGCAAAAACGTTACCTGTGCCCATGATGAATATTATTAATGGAGGTTCGCATTCTGATGCTCCAATAGCCTTTCAAGAATTTATGGTAATGCCAGTAAAAGCAACAAGCATTGCTCATGCCTTACAAATGGGAACGGAGATTTTCCATAATTTGAAGAAGGTATTACACGATAGAAACCTAAGTACCGCTGTGGGTGATGAAGGTGGTTTTGCACCAAATTTAGCGGGCGGTACGGAAGATGCTTTAGACACTATTGCAAAAGCAGTTTCTAATGCTGGATATAAATTAGGTGATGAAATTATGATTGCTCTAGATTGTGCAGCAGCTGAATTTTATGTTGACGGTAAATATGATTATACAAAGTTTGAAGGTGATTCTGGTGTTGTCAGAACATCACAAGAACAGGCTGAATATTTAGCTGAATTATCAACTAAGTATCCTATAATTTCTATAGAAGATGGCATGGACGAAAATGATTGGGATGGTTGGAAAATGCTTACTGAAAAAATTGGTAATAAAGTACAATTGGTCGGTGATGATTTGTTTGTAACCAATGTTGAAAGATTAGGTAGAGGTATTGATAGCGGAACAGCAAATTCCATTTTAATTAAAGTAAATCAAATAGGATCGCTAACCGAAACTATAGCTGCCGTTAATATGGCGAAAGATGCAGGTTATACAACAGTAATGAGTCATCGTTCAGGTGAAACTGAAGACAATACTATTGCAGATTTAGCTGTAGCTTTAAATTGTGGTCAAATAAAGACAGGTTCTGCTTCACGTTCTGACCGTATGGCGAAATACAATCAACTATTACGTATTGAAGAAGAGCTAGGCGACGTAGCTTATTATCCCCAAGAAAAAGCATTTAAGGTTAAATAA
- the carA gene encoding glutamine-hydrolyzing carbamoyl-phosphate synthase small subunit, whose product MKYQTRKKAIVLLADGTVFEGKSIGIEGSSTGEICFNTGMTGYQEIFTDPSYYGQLMVATNAHIGNYGVNDKEVESEGIKISGLICRNFSFDYSRVDANGSLKDWFQKHNLIAISDVDTRALVTYIRENGAMNAIISTEVDDIDKLKRQLAEVPDMDGLELASKVSTKEPYFVGKENAKYKISALDIGIKKNILRNLAKRDAYIKVFPYNATFEEMNNFKPDGYFLSNGPGDPEPLVEAQQVAKEIIDKNLPLFGICLGHQVIALANGISTYKMHHGHRGINHPVKNIISGKGEITSQNHGFAINKEETEKNANVEITHMHLNDHTVAGIRIKDKKCFSVQYHPEASPGPNDAEYLFDQFFEMIES is encoded by the coding sequence ATGAAGTATCAAACTAGAAAAAAGGCAATAGTTTTATTAGCAGATGGAACTGTGTTTGAAGGAAAATCTATAGGGATAGAAGGTTCATCTACTGGAGAAATCTGTTTTAACACAGGCATGACCGGTTATCAAGAAATCTTTACTGACCCTTCTTATTATGGTCAATTAATGGTAGCAACTAACGCCCATATTGGTAACTATGGAGTTAACGATAAAGAGGTTGAATCTGAAGGTATAAAAATATCAGGTTTAATTTGTAGAAATTTTAGTTTTGATTATTCTCGTGTAGATGCAAACGGCTCTTTAAAAGATTGGTTCCAAAAGCATAATCTAATTGCTATATCTGATGTAGATACAAGAGCTTTAGTTACCTATATTAGAGAAAATGGAGCGATGAATGCTATAATTTCTACTGAAGTTGATGATATAGATAAGTTAAAAAGGCAGTTGGCAGAAGTACCCGATATGGACGGATTAGAACTAGCTTCAAAAGTTTCAACAAAAGAGCCTTATTTTGTTGGAAAAGAAAATGCTAAATATAAAATTTCGGCTTTAGATATTGGAATTAAAAAGAATATTTTACGGAATTTAGCTAAGCGAGATGCATACATTAAAGTGTTTCCTTATAATGCTACTTTTGAAGAAATGAATAATTTTAAACCTGATGGTTATTTCTTGTCAAATGGCCCGGGTGACCCAGAACCATTAGTTGAAGCCCAACAAGTTGCAAAAGAAATTATCGACAAAAACTTACCTTTATTCGGAATTTGCTTGGGGCATCAGGTTATTGCATTGGCAAACGGAATTAGCACTTATAAAATGCACCACGGACACAGAGGGATCAATCATCCGGTAAAGAACATTATTTCAGGCAAGGGAGAAATCACTTCTCAAAATCACGGATTTGCAATAAATAAAGAAGAAACTGAAAAGAATGCCAATGTAGAAATTACACATATGCATTTAAACGATCATACTGTTGCGGGCATTCGGATAAAAGATAAAAAATGTTTTTCTGTTCAATATCACCCAGAGGCCAGTCCTGGTCCTAATGATGCTGAATATCTTTTTGATCAGTTTTTTGAAATGATTGAGAGTTAG
- the rplQ gene encoding 50S ribosomal protein L17, with protein sequence MRHGKKFNHLSRKTAHRKAMLANMACSLIEHKRINTTVAKAKAVRQFVEPLITKSKADTTHNRRVVFSYLRQKEAVTELFREVATRVADRPGGYVRIIKLGNRLGDNADMAMVELVDYNTTYNPNGNKKKTTRRSRRGKKANVVPPVPVADKKASKAEEEE encoded by the coding sequence ATGAGACACGGAAAGAAATTTAACCATTTAAGTAGAAAAACTGCTCATAGAAAAGCAATGTTGGCTAACATGGCTTGTTCGTTAATTGAACATAAGCGAATCAATACTACAGTTGCCAAAGCTAAAGCAGTAAGACAGTTTGTTGAGCCTTTAATTACTAAATCTAAAGCAGATACTACACATAACAGAAGGGTAGTTTTTAGTTACTTAAGACAAAAAGAGGCGGTAACAGAACTATTTAGAGAAGTTGCTACTAGAGTAGCTGATAGACCTGGAGGTTATGTAAGAATTATCAAATTAGGTAACCGTTTAGGAGATAATGCTGATATGGCTATGGTAGAGTTAGTTGATTATAATACAACTTATAATCCTAATGGTAACAAAAAGAAAACTACAAGAAGAAGTAGAAGAGGTAAAAAAGCCAATGTTGTTCCGCCTGTACCAGTTGCAGATAAAAAAGCTTCTAAAGCTGAAGAGGAAGAATAA
- a CDS encoding DNA-directed RNA polymerase subunit alpha, whose translation MAILNFQKPDKVIMIESTDFEGRFEFRPLEPGYGLTVGNALRRVLLSSLEGYAITSLRIEGVEHEFSTVKGVVEDVTEMVLNLKQVRFKQQIEETENETVTVTVTGKDQLTAGDFQNFISGFQVLNPDLVICNMEKSVKLDLEFTIEKGRGFVLSEENKKSNAPLGTIFTDAIFTPIKNVKYAVENFRVEQKTDYEKLIFDIVTDGSINPKDALTEAAKILIHHFMLFSDERITLEADEIAQTETYDEESLHMRQLLKTRLIDMDLSVRALNCLKAAEVDTLGDLVSFNKNDLMKFRNFGKKSLTELDELVNVKGLTFGMDLSKYKLDKE comes from the coding sequence ATGGCAATATTAAATTTTCAAAAACCCGATAAAGTAATAATGATTGAATCTACTGATTTTGAAGGTAGATTTGAATTCAGACCTTTAGAACCAGGTTATGGTTTAACAGTTGGTAATGCATTACGTAGAGTTTTACTATCTTCTTTAGAAGGATATGCTATTACATCTTTAAGAATTGAAGGTGTTGAGCATGAATTCTCTACAGTAAAAGGTGTGGTAGAAGATGTGACTGAAATGGTGTTGAATTTAAAACAAGTACGTTTTAAACAACAAATTGAAGAGACTGAAAATGAAACTGTAACAGTAACTGTAACAGGAAAGGATCAATTAACAGCCGGAGATTTTCAAAATTTCATTTCTGGTTTCCAAGTGTTGAATCCTGATTTGGTTATTTGTAATATGGAAAAATCAGTTAAACTTGATTTAGAATTTACCATTGAAAAAGGTAGAGGTTTCGTGTTATCTGAAGAGAATAAAAAATCAAATGCTCCTTTAGGAACTATATTTACTGATGCTATTTTTACACCTATTAAAAATGTAAAATATGCAGTTGAAAACTTTCGTGTAGAACAAAAGACAGATTATGAAAAATTAATCTTTGATATTGTTACCGATGGTTCTATTAATCCTAAAGATGCTTTGACAGAAGCTGCAAAAATCTTAATACATCACTTTATGTTATTCTCTGATGAGCGTATTACATTAGAAGCTGATGAAATTGCACAAACTGAAACCTATGATGAAGAATCACTTCACATGAGACAGTTGTTAAAAACAAGATTGATTGATATGGATCTTTCAGTAAGAGCATTAAATTGTTTAAAAGCTGCTGAAGTGGATACTTTAGGTGATTTAGTATCATTCAATAAAAATGACTTAATGAAGTTTAGAAACTTTGGTAAAAAATCATTGACCGAATTAGATGAGTTGGTGAACGTTAAAGGACTAACTTTTGGAATGGATTTAAGTAAATATAAGTTAGACAAAGAATAA
- the rpsD gene encoding 30S ribosomal protein S4 → MARYTGPKTKIARKFGESIFGDDKSFEKRNYPPGQHGNNRRRGKKSEYAIQLMEKQKAKYTYGILERQFRNLFEKASRSRGITGEILLQLCESRLDNVVYRLGISPSRSGARQLVSHRHITVNGKLVNIPSYSLKEGDVVGVREKSKSLVAIENSLANNSAVYEWLNWNGDTMQGTFVTVPERIQIPENINEQFIVELYSK, encoded by the coding sequence ATGGCAAGATATACAGGACCAAAAACTAAAATCGCTCGTAAATTCGGCGAGTCAATTTTCGGAGATGACAAATCATTCGAAAAAAGAAATTATCCTCCAGGACAACACGGTAACAACCGTCGTCGAGGTAAAAAATCAGAATATGCTATCCAGTTAATGGAAAAGCAAAAAGCAAAATATACTTATGGAATTCTAGAGCGTCAATTTAGAAATTTATTCGAAAAGGCTTCTAGAAGTAGAGGTATTACTGGTGAGATTTTATTACAATTATGTGAGTCTCGTTTAGACAATGTAGTTTATAGATTGGGTATTTCTCCTTCTCGTAGTGGTGCTCGTCAATTAGTATCTCATAGGCATATCACTGTTAACGGTAAGTTGGTTAACATACCTTCTTACTCTTTAAAAGAAGGTGATGTTGTAGGTGTTAGAGAAAAATCTAAGTCTTTGGTAGCTATTGAAAATTCATTGGCTAATAATAGTGCAGTATATGAGTGGTTAAACTGGAATGGAGACACAATGCAAGGTACTTTCGTAACTGTACCTGAAAGGATTCAAATTCCAGAAAATATTAATGAACAATTTATTGTAGAATTATACTCTAAATAA
- the rpsK gene encoding 30S ribosomal protein S11 — MAKTSSKKRKVVVDAIGEAHIQATFNNIIISLTNKKGDVISWSSAGKQGFRGSKKNTPYAAQTAAEDCAKVAHEAGLRKVKVYVKGPGNGRESAIRTIHNAGIEVTEIIDVTPLPHNGCRPPKRRRV; from the coding sequence ATGGCAAAAACAAGTTCAAAAAAACGTAAAGTTGTAGTTGATGCTATTGGCGAAGCTCATATTCAAGCTACATTCAATAATATTATTATTTCTTTAACTAATAAAAAAGGAGACGTTATTTCTTGGTCTTCTGCAGGTAAGCAAGGCTTTAGAGGTTCTAAAAAGAACACTCCTTATGCTGCCCAAACTGCAGCTGAAGATTGTGCTAAAGTAGCACATGAAGCAGGATTAAGAAAAGTGAAAGTTTATGTTAAGGGACCAGGAAATGGTAGAGAATCTGCTATCAGAACTATACATAATGCTGGTATTGAAGTAACTGAAATTATTGACGTTACTCCATTGCCTCATAATGGATGTCGTCCTCCAAAAAGACGTAGAGTATAA
- the rpsM gene encoding 30S ribosomal protein S13 — protein MARIAGIDIPKNKRGVISLTYIYGVGRNRAKEILANAKVDESTKVQDWTDDEISKIREQVGTYTIEGELRSETQLNIKRLMDIGCYRGIRHRSGLPLRGQRTKNNSRTRKGKRKTVANKKKATK, from the coding sequence ATGGCAAGAATAGCAGGTATTGACATACCAAAAAACAAAAGAGGAGTTATTTCATTAACTTACATTTATGGTGTTGGAAGAAATAGAGCTAAAGAAATATTAGCAAATGCAAAAGTAGATGAAAGTACTAAAGTTCAAGATTGGACTGATGATGAAATCAGTAAAATTAGAGAGCAAGTAGGTACTTATACTATTGAAGGTGAATTGCGTTCTGAAACTCAATTGAACATTAAACGTTTAATGGATATTGGATGTTATAGAGGTATTCGTCATAGATCTGGTTTGCCGTTAAGAGGTCAAAGAACTAAGAATAATTCTAGAACGAGAAAAGGTAAGAGAAAAACTGTTGCCAATAAAAAGAAAGCAACTAAATAA
- the ykgO gene encoding type B 50S ribosomal protein L36, protein MKVRASVKKRSADCKIVRRKGRLYVINKKNPRFKQRQG, encoded by the coding sequence ATGAAGGTAAGAGCATCAGTAAAAAAGAGAAGTGCCGACTGTAAAATAGTACGCAGAAAAGGTAGATTATATGTAATCAATAAAAAGAATCCTAGATTTAAACAAAGACAAGGATAA
- the infA gene encoding translation initiation factor IF-1, producing the protein MAKQQAIEQDGTIIEALSNAMFRVELENGHIVTAHISGKMRMHYIKLLPGDKVKLEMSPYDLTKARITYRY; encoded by the coding sequence ATGGCAAAACAACAAGCAATAGAACAAGACGGAACAATTATAGAAGCATTATCTAATGCTATGTTTCGCGTTGAACTAGAAAATGGTCATATTGTTACCGCTCACATTTCAGGTAAAATGCGTATGCACTATATTAAATTGTTGCCTGGTGATAAAGTAAAATTAGAAATGAGTCCTTATGATTTAACTAAGGCTCGAATAACTTACAGATACTAA